A stretch of Equus caballus isolate H_3958 breed thoroughbred chromosome 11, TB-T2T, whole genome shotgun sequence DNA encodes these proteins:
- the SOCS3 gene encoding suppressor of cytokine signaling 3 isoform X1, translating into MVTHSKFPAAGMSRPLDTSLRLKTFSSKSEYQLVVNAVRKLQESGFYWSAVTGGEANLLLSAEPAGTFLIRDSSDQRHFFTLSVKTQSGTKNLRIQCEGGSFSLQSDPRSTQPVPRFDCVLKLVHHYMPPPGAPSLPSPPTEPSSSPSSEVPDQPPAQPLPGNPPRRAYYIYSGGEKIPLVLSRPLSSNVATLQHLCRKTVNGHLDSYEKVTQLPGPIREFLDQYDAPL; encoded by the coding sequence ATGGTCACCCACAGCAAGTTTCCCGCCGCCGGGATGAGCCGCCCCCTGGACACCAGCCTGCGCCTCAAGACCTTCAGCTCCAAGAGCGAGTACCAGCTGGTGGTGAACGCAGTGCGCAAGCTGCAGGAGAGCGGCTTCTACTGGAGCGCCGTGACCGGCGGCGAGGCGAACCTGCTGCTCAGCGCTGAGCCGGCCGGCACCTTCCTCATCCGCGACAGCTCGGACCAGCGCCACTTCTTCACGCTCAGCGTCAAGACCCAGTCGGGGACCAAGAACCTGCGCATCCAGTGCGAAGGGGGCAGTTTCTCGCTGCAGAGCGACCCCCGGAGCACGCAACCGGTGCCCCGCTTCGACTGCGTGCTCAAGCTGGTGCATCACTACATGCCGCCCCCCggcgccccctccctcccctcgccACCGACTGAACCCTCCTCCTCGCCCTCCTCCGAGGTGCCAGATCAGCCGCCGGCCCAGCCGCTCCCGGGGAACCCCCCCAGGAGAGCCTATTACATCTACTCGGGGGGCGAGAAGATCCCTCTGGTCTTGAGCCGGCCCCTCTCCTCCAACGTGGCCACTCTCCAACATCTCTGTCGGAAGACCGTCAACGGCCACCTGGACTCCTATGAGAAAGTCACCCAGCTGCCTGGGCCCATTCGGGAGTTCCTGGACCAGTACGATGCCCCGCTTTAA